The genomic interval TAATATCAAGGTCATACAACACCTTTTCAAGGTAAATTTTAACCCTCTGCTGGTCAGGAATATTAACAGTGTATTCTCCTGTTTTAATGCCGTGATTATCGAAAAACCTGATAACAACATCAGACTCTCTGTCTCCAGTATTCAAAAGTACAAGGTCGTTATAGCAATCAATATGCGGTATAAAAGGAAGATACAACCTTGTGCTTCCATCCTGTTTCAATTCGTACATTGCAGGCTTTTTATCAAAATCAACCGAAATGCCAAGCCCGTTTAGAGTTTTTTCTTCAACAAGATTATTAAATGTCTGGATAATCTCGTCTCTCACCAATCCCCAGCACTTGCTGCTATCCATAAGAGGAGAAACATAACTTCCTGCATTTAAAATAATTGTGTAATCTTCAGGAAGTTCATTGATTGTTTCATTAAAAGTGTAAGCTACAGGTTTAACATAAGGGTTTGAAATGTAAACATAACTATCTCTAAAACCTGTGTTTTCTTCAATATAAGGGACATACATTTGAATTGTGTTGTCATATTTGTACCATGCCCTTGCAATGCCTTCCGGTGTAAAAATCGATGCAGAAACCTTAATATGTGCAGAAGAATAAACAATAACATCTGTGGTAGGCACAACAAGGTAGTGTTCGGTAATTACAAATGTCTGGTTGGGTAAAATTGTTTCATTCTTATCAATAACAGGCTCTCCGTTATTGTATCCTTTTATGTTAATTGTTACATTGTAGTCTTTGTCATTGTAAAAAACCGTTTTTGCGCTAACCTTCCCAAAATCTTCATTCAAAATGCCCGCAAGCTGCCTTGATGTTAATACTGAGATTTTAATAGGTGTATTTGAAGGTAAAACTTTAACGGATAAAGCCTTGCTTAAAGTGGTTTCGTTATGAGACCCTGATACGCTCACTTTCACGGTATAATTTCCATCTGCGTAAAAAGTGTAATAAAAAATATTTGATTCTGAAATTATGTCATATTGTTCACCATTTTCATTAAAGATATGAAAAGTGTAAAAAAGTGCATCCCCCTCCGGGTCATAAGCATCTACTGTAAATTTAACAGTCATAGGGTTAAATCCTTCCACCCTGTTGCCTTGAAAGATTTAATAACAGGTGGCTTTGCAAAAACAACGCTGCTAATCAATAGCAAAACTAAAATACTAAATTTAAACCTCATTGACTTTAAAATTTTCATCTAACCTTCCTCCTCTTAATTTTGTTAAGCCTTTTTCAGGCATGGCAATTGTAAAATCAGCCTATTTTAAGTCAACACTTTTTTTAACTTTTTTACAAAGGCTAATTATTATGTTTTTTAATACAAGAGCCAATGCCATGCCTTTAAAAAATTCTTATTTTTCAAGATATTGCATAACCTATTTAAAAAATCTAATCTTTGCATAAATCATTACCTAAAAAATAAAATATACTATTGATTAAAATTTTAACTATGTTAGAATTTCTGATTAATTTATTTCAAGCCATTTCATCTTACAATATGAAAAAATTTGGTATTTAATCATTTTTGAAATTATGTTAACTTATTTATAGATAATCAAATATTTGGAGGACTTATGCACATTAACGATTTGCTAAAGATTGCAACACAAAGAGGGGCATCCGACCTTCACTTAAAAGTAGGCTCATACCCTGTTTTAAGGATTAACGGTAAGCTTACCCCCTTAACTGAACTAAAAAAACTAATGCAGGAAGATACAATAGCAATGGCATTCTCTCTTATGAACGCAAGGCAAAAGCAGAAGTTTAAAGAAAATCTTGAAATAGACATTGCTTATTCTGTTCCAGGGCTTGGAAGGTTTAGATGCAACATATTTCAGCAAAGGGGAACGGTAGGCCTTGTTTTAAGGGTAATTCCTGTGAAGATAAGAACAATAAAGGAACTTCTCCTTCCAAAAGTTATTGAAAAAATATGCGAAGAACAGAGAGGATTGGTTCTCTGCACAGGAACAACAGGTTCAGGAAAATCAACAACCCTTGCTGCAATGATTGATTTTATAAATTCAACACGAACAGAGCATATTATTACAATTGAAGACCCGATTGAGTTTTTGCACAGGGATAAAAAATCTATTATTAACCAAAGAGAAATAGGTGTAGACACAAGAGACTTTGCCAATGCTTTAAGGGGGGCACTCCGTCAGGACCCTGATGTAATACTTGTCGGTGAGATGAGAGACTATGAAACAATAGAAACAGCCCTAACGGCAGCAGAAACAGGCCACCTTGTTCTTTCAACTTTGCATACATTAGACGCAACTGAAACAATTAACCGTATTATTTCAGTTTTTCCACCTCACCAGCAAAAACAGATAAGGCTTCAGCTTGCTCAGGTTTTAAAAGCTGTTATCTCAATGCGACTTGTGCCAAGGGCTGATGGAAAAGGCAGGGTACCAGCTGTTGAGGTTATGAGGGTTACCCCGTACATTAGAACCCTTATAGAAGATAAAGAAAAAACAAAGCTTATACACGATGCAATTGAGAGAGGCACCTCTCAGTACGGTATGCAAACATTTGACCAGTCTCTTTACTTCCTTTACAAACAGGGTTTAATTACCCTTGACGAAGCAATGAGAAGAGCATCAAATCCTGATGAATTTAAACTTAAAATTCAGGGAATTCAGTCAACAAGCGATATTGCTCAGGAGAATATGGAAGAGGCGCTTGAAAAGGATAACATTCTTACAGATAATTCGCCATTTGAATTAGACTAAGAAAAATGAACGAAAAATTCAGAATTATAGGCCACAGGGGGGCAAAGGGGGAAATGCCAGAAAACTCCCTTGAAGGCTTTGAATATATCTTGAAAAATGGGATACAGTGGGCTGAAATTGATTTAAGGCTTAACGAAGATGGAGAAGTTGTTCTCCACCACGATAAAAAATATGAAAACCACATTGCGAACAAACCAAAAAATTTCAGGCTTTTGCCGAAACTGAAAGATGCCTTAAATTCTTTCCCCCAATTAAACTTTAACCTTGAATTAAAAGAGAGTGCTGTTGCTGAAAAACTAACAGATTTCCCTGAATTAAAAAATAATCCAGGGAGATTTATACTTTCATCCTTTCATCACCATACGGTAAAGAAACTAAAAAAAATATTTCCAGATATTCCCTGCCTCTTTCTTATTAGCGGAGATTTTTTTGATTTACATAGCTATATTACAAGACACAAGGTTGACGGAGTTGTTTTTGAACACGAATTCTTCTCTGAAAAAGAGATAAAAAAACTTATTGAAAATGGAAAACAGGTTTACTGCTACTCTGTTGACGATGTAAAAGATGTTTTATACTTTTACAATCAGGGAATTAACGGAATTATTACAAATTACCCTGTTAAAATGAAAAAATACCTTGAAACAATTGAGCCTTTCAAAAAAAAATGAATAGATTTAAACTTGTTTCCGATTACAAACCAACTGGAGACCAGCCAGAGGCAATAGAAAAAATACTAAAAAGCCTTGAGAAAGGGAACAGGTATCAGACTCTTCTTGGAGTTACAGGCTCTGGAAAAACCTTCACAATGGCAAACATAATAAGCAAATGGCAAAAACCAACCCTGATAATTGCCCACAATAAAACACTTGCAGCCCAGCTTTACAATGAGTTTAAAACATTTTTCCCTGAAAACGCTGTTGAATACTTTGTTTCTTACTATGATTATTACCAGCCAGAAGCATATGTGCCTGAAAGCGATTTGTACATTGAAAAAGACTCTTCAATAAATGAAGAGATTGAAAAATTAAGGCTATCAGCCACAAAAAGCCTTTTAACAAGAAGAGATGTAATTGTTATTGCATCTGTTTCCTGCATATACGGTTTAGGCTCCCCAAGGGAATACAAAAATATGGCTATTTCAATAGCTCAAGGAGAAATTAAAAACAGAGGAAGGCTTTTAATGGAACTTGCACAAATCCAGTATGTAAGAAGTATGTTTGAATCAGAGGCAGGCACTTTCAGGGTAAGGGGAGATACAATTGAGGTTTTCCCCTCATACCAGGATGAGGGGATAAGGATTGAAATGTTTGACGATGAGATTGAGTCAATTAAATTATTTGACCCTCTTACAGGAAAAACAATTAAAAAACTGGATTCAGTGGAAATTTATCCATCCTCTCACTATGTAACAAGCAAAGATAGGCTAATGCTTGCAATAGAGAGGATTAAGGAAGAGTTAAAGGAAAGGCTTGATTTTTTTGAAAAAAAGGGAAGACTTCTTGAAGCACAACGACTTGCCCAGAGAACAAATTACGACATTGAAATGTTATTAGAAACAGGGATATGCAAGGGAATTGAAAACTATTCAAGACACCTTGAGGGAAGGAATGAGGGAGAACCACCCTTTACACTTTTAGACTACTTCCCAGACGATTTTCTTGTTATTGTTGACGAAAGCCACATAACGATTCCCCAGATAGGGGGAATGTACAGGGGGGACAGAAGCAGAAAGGAAACCCTGGTTGAGTTTGGCTTCAGGTTACCTTCAGCCCTTGACAACAGGCCATTAAGGTTTGAAGAGTTTGAAGAAAAGATTAACCAGATTCTATTTGTCTCTGCTACGCCTGGAAAGTATGAAATAGAAAAAACAGGGGGAATTACAGCTGAGCAGATAATAAGGCCAACAGGGTTAATTGACCCTAAAATTATTGTAAAACCTGCAAAAAATCAGGTTGATGACCTGCTTGAAGAAATAAGAAAAAGGGTTGAAAAAAATGAGAGGGTGCTTGTTGCAACCTTAACAAAAAAAATGGCTGAAAATTTAAGCGAGTATTTAATTGAAGCAGGAATAAAAGCTAAATACCTTCATTCAGACATAGATACCCTTGAAAGGGTTGAAATTCTCAAAAATTTACGAAAGGGAGAATTTGATGTGCTTGTTGGAGTAAACCTATTGAGGGAAGGACTTGATTTGCCGGAGGTTTCATTGGTTGCAGTGCTTGATGCAGACAAAGAGGGATTTTTGAGAAGTGAAACTTCCCTTATTCAGGTTTCAGGAAGGGCTGCAAGAAATGTAAACGGCACAGCAATCTTTTATGCAGATAGAATGACAAAGGCTATTGAAAACACAATTAAAGAGAGTGAAAGAAGGAGAAAAAAACAGATTGAGTACAACAAAAAACACGGTATAACACCAAAAACAATTGTTAAATCTTACGAAAATATACTCTCTTCAATATTTGAGAGGGATTACTTTACAGTAAAACTTGAAGAGGAAAGCAAAATTGAGGATTACTCAAGAGAGGCTTTATTAGAGCATATTAAAAAACTTGAAAAAGAGATGAAAAAACTTGCTAAAGATTTGAAATTTGAAGAAGCTGCAAAAATAAGGGAAAAAATAAAAGAATTAAAAGAAAAAGCTGTTATGTAAAAAGGGAGGGAACAAAAGCCCCCTAAAAACTTAAAGTAAGCCTCACCGTTATTGCAGTCAAATCAGCTTTTGGAAAATCAATCAAATTTTCAACATACTGATAGTCAAATGCAGCAAGCATATTTTCATTCAAAAAAAACCTATACTGCATTTCAAAGTGATTTTCATCTTTGAAACCCTTTTCATTTCCATTTATTTTTGAAAAACCAATCAATATTGAATCATTTTCAAACATTAAACAATCAATAGAAAATCCAAATGAATAGAAATTGTCGTAATGGTGCACATTGTGATAGGATTTACCATACCTGAAGAAAACACCTATCTTCTCACTTACATACTGGTCAAAAGATAATCCAAAACCACTTGCCCTGATAAGTGAAGGTTTTCTATCTGGGTCTGATAAATCATCATAACATCTGAAATGGGGAACAGTGTTATTGTATATAAAGAATCTATAATTCCCCTTTAATCCATGGAAGTCAGCTTTATAATTTACCTGAAAACCGCTTGCTAAATTCTCATCATAATGGTGCACCCCTGTCTCTTCCATAACCCATTCTTTTCCATCAAAAAAGACTTTGTGGTTTTCAATTGACTGCAAAAACCCAGAAAACTCAAAACTTCCGGAAGTGTATGCAAAACCTAAAATTGGAGAATACCTGTCCTCCACATCAAAGAAAATATTGTTGACAAAAGGCTTTCCTATAAACTGGGTTATTTCATCGTTTGCAAACTCATTCTGGTCAATAAAGAGAAAGGGCTCTGTTTTACCTAAAATTATGTTTAAATTGTCGTTAAAAAAATTAAAACTTAAATATGCCTCAAGCAATTTTAAGTCATAGTTATCGTCTGTGTTGTCGTCTGCAAGGGTGTTTAAATTAGCAAAAAGGTAATCAGCAAAAAGCTTATCAGCCCCCTGCCCATTTCCATTGTGAAACCTTGAATAAAAGTTAAAATATTTCCCCTCGTAATTTAATGCAAGGTCTAAAACTTCACCAAATCCTTTTTGAGGAGAAGGCAATTGAGAGGTAATAGATGGATTTGCCCCCTGAAAATAAATAACTGTTCCTCCGTTTAAAGAAAAATTATCAAACAAATTAAAGGCTGAGACATTAGTACTATAAATAACACCAAAAACTAATAATAGCAAAGCAAGTTTTATCCTCATTAACGACCCCCTTTATAGTTTACCCTATAAATTATAGCCATAACTATAAAGCAGTCAAGTAAATTTTTTAAAAAAACAAAAAAAGCGGGGAAAATCCCCGCTTGCAATATCAATAGGTTGCGTTATCAATAATTTTCAGCTAAAAGTTCAAAGTACCCCTGTGGATGCTTGCAGGCGGGACATTGCTTAGGTGCCTCAATCCCTTCATGGACATAACCGCACTTTCTGCACTTCCAGTAAACTTTGCCATCTTTTACAAAAACAGTGCCATCCTCAATATTCTTTGCAAGCTTTAAAAACCTCTTCTCATGCCACATCTCAACCTTTGCAATAGCATTCCAGGATGCGGCTATTTCAGGAAAACCTTCTTCCTGCGCAATCTTTGCAAATGTCGGATAAAGCTCAACAAATTCTTCATGCTCTCCCATGGCAGCAGCTTTAAGGTTTTCAAGAGTATTGCCTAACTGAACAGGGTATTCTGCCTGAATCTCAATCCCCAGTGGCTCATTTAACCCTAAATTCTCAACAATGTGTTTGTAAAAAGTCTTTGCATGCACCCTTTCATTATCTGCAGTCTCAAGGAATAAAGCCTCAATCTGCTTATAACCTTCTTTACCGGCTATTTTTGCGTACATATCGTACCTGTTTCTTGCTTGAGATTCACCGGCAAAACTTTTTAATAAATTCTCTAAAGTTTTAGTCCCTTTTAAGCTTTTCATATTACACCTCCTGAACTTAAAGTAATTATAATATGCTAAACAACTCCGTCAATCATGAAAAAAAAGTAAAAATTTAAAATTTTCCTAATTAATCTAAATCTACTATAATTATATAGCGGAGGTGATTATGAAAAAGGTTTTGAATATCATTCTATTATTAATTGTTTTTACCTTTCTGTTTACTGCTTATAAATATACGGTAATAAGAAAAGGGATGTCTTTTTACTTTATGGAGAAAAATCCTCCTACTTTTCAGGAAATTTATGTTGATGTAACAGACTGGACAATAAAAGATTATGCAACCCATCCGAAAATTTCAGCATTTTTAGTTACTCAGGGGGTAAAGAAAAAAACAATTGAAATTAAAAGCAAGGTTTTAGAAACAATTGAAAAACATAAAGAAGAAATGAAAAAGATGATTGAAGAAGAGGAGGATGAAAATAAATGAAGCTCCCTATCGTTGTTTACGGTGACCCTGTTTTAGAAAAAAAGGGGGAAAAGATTAAAGAGATAAACGAAGAAATAAAAAAATTAGTTGAAGATATGTATGAAACAATGGTTGCAGCACCTGGAATAGGACTTGCTGCCCCTCAGGTAGGCAAAAGCCTTCAACTTGCAATAATAGATTTAAGTGCAGGAGAAAATCCCGAAGAAAGGCTTGTCCTGATAAATCCAGAGATTATTGAAAAAGAGGGTTTGCAAAAGGAAGAAGAGGGTTGTTTAAGCTTTCCTGGAATTTTTGGTTTTGTTGAAAGGCCTGAAAAGGTTAAGGTAAAGTACACTGATTTAGACGGGAATGAAAAAATAATTGAAGGGGAAGGTCTTCTTGCAAGGGCACTCTGCCATGAAATTGACCATTTAAACGGAGAATTGTTTATATTTAAATTTGCACCGGTAAAAAGACAGCTTGTAATGAAAAAGATTAAAAAACTTATGAAGGAAGGAAGATGGGGTTATTAAAAACTGTTTTTATGGGCACTCCTGAAATTGCAGTACCTTTTTTAAAAAAACTGAATGAATTAACCGATGTAAAGCTTGTTATAACCCAGCCTGACAAACCTAAAGGAAGAAAGAGGGTTTTAACTCCCCCTCCAGTAAAGGTTGAGGCTGAAAAACTTAATGTAGAAGTAATTCAGCCAGAAAAAATAAAGAAAAACGAAGAATTATTATCAAAACTTAAAAAAATTAACCCAGACTTAATTCTTGTTGTCGCTTATGGGAAAATTATTCCAGAAAATATACTAAACCTTCCCAAATATGGATGTTTAAACATTCACTTTTCAGCATTACCAAAATACAGAGGTGCGGCACCTGTTAACTGGGCAATTGTAAACGGTGAGGTTATTACCGATGTTTGCTTGATGAAAATGGACAAAGGTCTTGATACAGGTCCCATAATTGGATGTTTAAGCGAAAAGATTGACCCTAACGACAACGCAGAAGACTTATTTCAAAGGCTTACAGAAAAGGGGTTAAAACTTCTTGAAACCACATTATTTGACTATGTTGAAGGAAAAATAACTCCTATCCCCCAAATAGAAGAACACGCAAGTTATGCTCCTATAATAAAAAAAAGTGATGGAAAACTTGACCCCAATTTGCCTGCAATAGATATACACAACAGAGTTAGGGGATTTTACCCGTGGCCCTCAGTTTTCGGAAAGATAAACGGAAAAACCATGAAGATTTTAAAAACATTTCCATCAGAGATGACTTCTGAAAAAGAGCCGGGGACAATTGTTATAAAAAACGGGATTCCATTTATGGTATGCGGAGACAAACACCTTTTAAAACTTATGGTTGTTCAGCCTGAATCAAAAAAACCTATGGATGGTAAATCTGCTGTAAACGGAGGCTATTTGAAAGACGGAGACAAATTTGAATAAAAAAATATTTATTCTTTGCGGTGAATTGTCAGCAGAGCAATACGCCGCAAAACTTGTCCCATTTTTTAAAAAACAAGGCTATGAAGTATATGCTTTAGGTGGGAATTTATTAAAAAAATCTGGGGCAAATGTTGTTCTTGATTACAAAGCACTCTCTGTTGTCGGCTTAACGGAGGTTATTGAACATTACTCGCACTTAAAAAAAGCATTTAACCTTTTAGTAGAAAAAATAAAAGAATTAAAGCCTGACATTCTAATATGCATAGATTTCCCTGATTTCAATATTCGCCTTGCAAAAAAAGTAAAAAAGTATGTGGGAAAGCTTGTCTATTTTATACCCCCACAGGTATGGGCATGGAGGCTATACAGGGCAAAGTTTATCTCAAACCTCTTTGACAGGGTGATTGTTTTATTTCCATTTGAAAAACCACTGTACGAAAACGCCAGATACTATGGACACCCTCTAACAGAAATGATAGAGGTAAAGTCTTCTGAAAACGAATTTGAAAAAAAATACTCCCTTGAATCAGATAAAAAAAGAGTGCTTTTGCTTCCAGGAAGCAGAAAAAAAGAGGTTATTTCACTAACTCCACATATGACAGACTTTGCAACATTAATTTTACAAAAACACAACGATATTGATTTTCTATTTCTTCCATCCCCCTCACTTGAAAGAGAAGTTATTAATCTGTTTAAAGCGGAATTTACAAAAGAAACCAGCACTCAACTTTACGAAATTCAACCTCAAGATAAGTATGAGGCAATAAAGTATTCAGATATTGCAATAGGCAGTTCAGGAACAGTATCCCTTGAATGCGGGCTTTTAAAAACCCCTATGGCTGCACTCTACAAACTCTCCAACCTTACATACTTTTTTGGATTATGCGTTGTAAGAAGTGATTTTATTACAATTCCAAACATTATTCTTGAAGAAGAAGTTTTTAAAGAACTAATTAATTTCACTTTAACCCCAGAAAATATAATGGATTATACAGAAAAAGTGTTGTATAATCCTGAATTTAGTGAGGCATTAAAGAAAAAGTTGGATAAATTAGGTACAATGCTTCACAAAGATAAAATATTAGAAAACATTACAAAGGAAATTATGGACTGATGCCTGTAGTAAAGAGATTTTTGAGATACTTTAAGCCTTACTGGGGTTCATTGATATTATCGTTTATCATTCTCTTTTTCGTTGCAGTTTTATGGGAAGTAAACACAGCAGTTGCAAAACTAATAATGGACGGCCCATTAAAGGAAAAAACATCAATTTCAAAAATAGAAAAGACTAAAACATATAAAAAAGACAGGCTTCAATTTGTAACAGACTTTAAGAATAAGGTAAAAAAATATCTTGAAAAAAAGGGATTTGGAAAAAAACTTAATTTAAAAAACGCATCAAGCGGGGATGTTGCCGTAATTGTTATTTTAATCCTTATCTTATACATTTTAAAAGGAATTACAACATTCTGGGGGTACTTTCTTTTAGGTGTTACAGGGCACAAGGTGATAAGGGATTTAAGGAACGATTTGTATTCCTCAATAATCAATCAATCTGTTTCGTTCTTTGATAAATACCACTCAGGCACACTTATATCCAGAATAACAAACGATGTTTATATAATCCAGAACGCTGTTACAAGCAAAATAGGTGATTTATTTAAAGAAACCCTTTTTCTAATCTTAATTGTGGCTGCAATATTCTATATTGACTACAAACTCTCCTTTCTTTTAATGGTAATCTTCCCACTAATTGTTGTGCCTGTTATCCTCATTTCAAAAGCAATAAGAAAAGCAACCACATTAAGCCAGATGAAAATGGCTGAAATGATGAATATCTTAAAAGAGACTATATCTGGCAGTAGAATTGTAAAAGCATTTGCAATGGAAAACTTTGAAATAAAGAAATTTGTTAACAAAAATTACGAATTTTTTAAAGCAAATGTAAAACTTGTGGCTGCAACCGTTATGTCTTCCCCAATAATGGAATTAGTAGGTGCAATAAGTTTAAGTATTGTTATTGTGTACGGGAATATGAAAATTAAATCAGGGGAAATGACAACAGGTACATTTATGACATATGTAATGAATGTATTGCTCTTATACTCCCCTATCAGAAGGCTAAACAGGGTAAATAATGAAATGCAACAAGCAATGAGTGCTTTAAAAAGAGTTTTTTCATTAATGGATGAAAAAAATAAGATTAAATCTCCAACCAAACCTGTTAAATTTCCCGAAGAGATTAAAGAGATTGAATTCAAAAATGTATCATTTTCTTACGATGGAAAGAAAAAAGTGCTGGACAATATAAACCTTAAAGCAAAAAGGGGAGAAACTATCGCTGTTGTTGGTTCAAGTGGAGACGGTAAAACAACCCTTGTAAATCTAATTCCCAGATTCTACGATTGCACAGATGGCCAGATTACAATAAACGGTATTGACATAAGGGAATTTGATTTGAAAGATTTAAGAAACAACATAGGCATTGTAACTCAGGAAACAATACTCTTTGACGATACTGTATTTAACAACATTGCTTATGGAAGAAGTGATATCCCATTAGAAAAAGTTGAATACGCTGCTAAACTTGCCTATGCACACGATTTTATAAAAAAAATGAAAAAAGGATATGATACCAACATTGGAGAAAGCGGGTTATTCATTTCAGGGGGACAGAGGCAGAGGCTCGCAATTGCAAGGGCATTATTGAAAAACCCGCCAATACTTATACTTGATGAGGCAACAAGCGCACTTGATACTGAATCTGAAGTGCTTGTTCAAAAAGCCCTTGAAAATTTAATGAAAAATAGAACAACATTTGTTATAGCGCACAGGCTTTCAACAATAAGAAACGCTGACAGAATTTATGTTATAAGCAAGGGAAAAATTGTTGAAGTTGGTACCCATGAAGAATTGTTGAAAAAAAACGGAGTTTACAAAAGGCTTTACAATATTCAATTTGGCGCAAAAAATGAGTGATTTAGCCTTAAAGTTAGTTCCAACAATTGTATCCACTTATATGAAAATCTGCCATTATACCGCTTTGTCAAGAACAATGATAAATGTTGAGCCTGTAATTGACATGTACCAAAAAAATCAGGGTTTTATTTATGCATTCTGGCACAACAGAATATTTATGGCATCATTTGGAGTCCCTGAATATATCCATAAATATGTTCCAATAATATCAAAGTCTAAAGACGGAGAATTTATTGCAAGAACGGTAGGAAAATTAGGGGTTAAAGCATATGCAAGAGGCTCTTCATCAAGGTATGGTAAAAATGCCTA from Thermotomaculum hydrothermale carries:
- a CDS encoding type IV pilus twitching motility protein PilT — encoded protein: MHINDLLKIATQRGASDLHLKVGSYPVLRINGKLTPLTELKKLMQEDTIAMAFSLMNARQKQKFKENLEIDIAYSVPGLGRFRCNIFQQRGTVGLVLRVIPVKIRTIKELLLPKVIEKICEEQRGLVLCTGTTGSGKSTTLAAMIDFINSTRTEHIITIEDPIEFLHRDKKSIINQREIGVDTRDFANALRGALRQDPDVILVGEMRDYETIETALTAAETGHLVLSTLHTLDATETINRIISVFPPHQQKQIRLQLAQVLKAVISMRLVPRADGKGRVPAVEVMRVTPYIRTLIEDKEKTKLIHDAIERGTSQYGMQTFDQSLYFLYKQGLITLDEAMRRASNPDEFKLKIQGIQSTSDIAQENMEEALEKDNILTDNSPFELD
- a CDS encoding glycerophosphodiester phosphodiesterase; this encodes MNEKFRIIGHRGAKGEMPENSLEGFEYILKNGIQWAEIDLRLNEDGEVVLHHDKKYENHIANKPKNFRLLPKLKDALNSFPQLNFNLELKESAVAEKLTDFPELKNNPGRFILSSFHHHTVKKLKKIFPDIPCLFLISGDFFDLHSYITRHKVDGVVFEHEFFSEKEIKKLIENGKQVYCYSVDDVKDVLYFYNQGINGIITNYPVKMKKYLETIEPFKKK
- the uvrB gene encoding excinuclease ABC subunit UvrB — its product is MNRFKLVSDYKPTGDQPEAIEKILKSLEKGNRYQTLLGVTGSGKTFTMANIISKWQKPTLIIAHNKTLAAQLYNEFKTFFPENAVEYFVSYYDYYQPEAYVPESDLYIEKDSSINEEIEKLRLSATKSLLTRRDVIVIASVSCIYGLGSPREYKNMAISIAQGEIKNRGRLLMELAQIQYVRSMFESEAGTFRVRGDTIEVFPSYQDEGIRIEMFDDEIESIKLFDPLTGKTIKKLDSVEIYPSSHYVTSKDRLMLAIERIKEELKERLDFFEKKGRLLEAQRLAQRTNYDIEMLLETGICKGIENYSRHLEGRNEGEPPFTLLDYFPDDFLVIVDESHITIPQIGGMYRGDRSRKETLVEFGFRLPSALDNRPLRFEEFEEKINQILFVSATPGKYEIEKTGGITAEQIIRPTGLIDPKIIVKPAKNQVDDLLEEIRKRVEKNERVLVATLTKKMAENLSEYLIEAGIKAKYLHSDIDTLERVEILKNLRKGEFDVLVGVNLLREGLDLPEVSLVAVLDADKEGFLRSETSLIQVSGRAARNVNGTAIFYADRMTKAIENTIKESERRRKKQIEYNKKHGITPKTIVKSYENILSSIFERDYFTVKLEEESKIEDYSREALLEHIKKLEKEMKKLAKDLKFEEAAKIREKIKELKEKAVM
- the rbr gene encoding rubrerythrin, with amino-acid sequence MKSLKGTKTLENLLKSFAGESQARNRYDMYAKIAGKEGYKQIEALFLETADNERVHAKTFYKHIVENLGLNEPLGIEIQAEYPVQLGNTLENLKAAAMGEHEEFVELYPTFAKIAQEEGFPEIAASWNAIAKVEMWHEKRFLKLAKNIEDGTVFVKDGKVYWKCRKCGYVHEGIEAPKQCPACKHPQGYFELLAENY
- the def gene encoding peptide deformylase, which translates into the protein MKLPIVVYGDPVLEKKGEKIKEINEEIKKLVEDMYETMVAAPGIGLAAPQVGKSLQLAIIDLSAGENPEERLVLINPEIIEKEGLQKEEEGCLSFPGIFGFVERPEKVKVKYTDLDGNEKIIEGEGLLARALCHEIDHLNGELFIFKFAPVKRQLVMKKIKKLMKEGRWGY
- the fmt gene encoding methionyl-tRNA formyltransferase; amino-acid sequence: MGLLKTVFMGTPEIAVPFLKKLNELTDVKLVITQPDKPKGRKRVLTPPPVKVEAEKLNVEVIQPEKIKKNEELLSKLKKINPDLILVVAYGKIIPENILNLPKYGCLNIHFSALPKYRGAAPVNWAIVNGEVITDVCLMKMDKGLDTGPIIGCLSEKIDPNDNAEDLFQRLTEKGLKLLETTLFDYVEGKITPIPQIEEHASYAPIIKKSDGKLDPNLPAIDIHNRVRGFYPWPSVFGKINGKTMKILKTFPSEMTSEKEPGTIVIKNGIPFMVCGDKHLLKLMVVQPESKKPMDGKSAVNGGYLKDGDKFE
- the lpxB gene encoding lipid-A-disaccharide synthase; translation: MNKKIFILCGELSAEQYAAKLVPFFKKQGYEVYALGGNLLKKSGANVVLDYKALSVVGLTEVIEHYSHLKKAFNLLVEKIKELKPDILICIDFPDFNIRLAKKVKKYVGKLVYFIPPQVWAWRLYRAKFISNLFDRVIVLFPFEKPLYENARYYGHPLTEMIEVKSSENEFEKKYSLESDKKRVLLLPGSRKKEVISLTPHMTDFATLILQKHNDIDFLFLPSPSLEREVINLFKAEFTKETSTQLYEIQPQDKYEAIKYSDIAIGSSGTVSLECGLLKTPMAALYKLSNLTYFFGLCVVRSDFITIPNIILEEEVFKELINFTLTPENIMDYTEKVLYNPEFSEALKKKLDKLGTMLHKDKILENITKEIMD
- a CDS encoding ABC transporter ATP-binding protein encodes the protein MPVVKRFLRYFKPYWGSLILSFIILFFVAVLWEVNTAVAKLIMDGPLKEKTSISKIEKTKTYKKDRLQFVTDFKNKVKKYLEKKGFGKKLNLKNASSGDVAVIVILILILYILKGITTFWGYFLLGVTGHKVIRDLRNDLYSSIINQSVSFFDKYHSGTLISRITNDVYIIQNAVTSKIGDLFKETLFLILIVAAIFYIDYKLSFLLMVIFPLIVVPVILISKAIRKATTLSQMKMAEMMNILKETISGSRIVKAFAMENFEIKKFVNKNYEFFKANVKLVAATVMSSPIMELVGAISLSIVIVYGNMKIKSGEMTTGTFMTYVMNVLLLYSPIRRLNRVNNEMQQAMSALKRVFSLMDEKNKIKSPTKPVKFPEEIKEIEFKNVSFSYDGKKKVLDNINLKAKRGETIAVVGSSGDGKTTLVNLIPRFYDCTDGQITINGIDIREFDLKDLRNNIGIVTQETILFDDTVFNNIAYGRSDIPLEKVEYAAKLAYAHDFIKKMKKGYDTNIGESGLFISGGQRQRLAIARALLKNPPILILDEATSALDTESEVLVQKALENLMKNRTTFVIAHRLSTIRNADRIYVISKGKIVEVGTHEELLKKNGVYKRLYNIQFGAKNE